In Oryza sativa Japonica Group chromosome 2, ASM3414082v1, the following are encoded in one genomic region:
- the LOC9269716 gene encoding protein SMAX1-LIKE 3: MRAGGCTVQQALTAEAAAVVKQAVSLARRRGNAQVTPLHVASAMLQAAGAAPAPGLLRAACLRSHSHPLQCKALELCFNVALNRLPASAGASPLLGHGHGVGVYYPPSLSNALVAAFKRAQAHQRRGSVETQQQPVLAVKIELEQLVISILDDPSVSRVMREAGFSSTQVKANVEQAVSSSMEAATTKPQNPNPSSSSPPPAAHQEAKPSRCIDQVVVREEDVAAILDCLATRSKKRVMVVAECAAAAEAAARAAVDRIRRGEARQHAQAQVVTLAVSRFRGAPREEAERRLAELRCAVRGGGGRAVVLVVEDLAWAAEFWAGRRPPPSSCGAGAGGYYYCAVEHAVAEVRALACGGGGGGGGVWLVGHGTYQTNIRCRTGHPSLETLWGLHTLAVPAGSLALSLTCADADAAADDDDSGAMAAAAVNHQSAKGANGSTSPSPCLSLLDAAAAGGACSSGQLAVMAAAVSGAYCGGDCAAATKALLPQSVVFMPPSATTTTTTIPPWLHHCRDQEPAAHMKKWMSAHGGSPSRRTALNISSTAVSPCSSVSSYEQYTRLHQPYQPWLVADDDDEAEETKHPYIAGDGGAGRLVPAAAKVVIKSDDSSASNGSVEVEWRRPRFKEVSAENLKVLCGALEKEVPWQKVIVPEIASTVLRCRSGMAAPAMARRSSSCSSSKEHTWMLFLGGDADGKLRVARELASLVFGSSKSFVSIGGAANASPPPSSSSSSPARSSGSTEQPHRSKRPWAETTTTTTSGRDQDHLEALYDAVRDNPRRVILMERVDRADARCHDGIRDAIERGVVRSRGGGGEEAFLGDAIVVLSCESLNPSSTTPAKKAKTEYSVEKLDQDGDDHHGKEAVAAAASPSCFDLNMSMDDDDEAAEERCTGEEEEAGHHHHQLLLKAVDRVLFFRSIGE, encoded by the exons ATGAGAGCTGGGGGGTGCACGGTGCagcaggcgctgacggcggaggcggcggctgtggtGAAGCAGGCGGTGAgcctggcgcggcggcgcgggaacgCGCAGGTGACGCCGCTGCACGTGGCGAGCGCGATGCTgcaggcggcgggggcggcgccggcgccggggctcCTCCGCGCGGCGTGCCTCCGGTCGCACTCCCACCCGCTGCAGTGCAAGGCCCTCGAGCTCTGCTTCAACGTCGCCCTCAACCGCCTCCCGGCGTCGGCGGGGGCGTCGCCGCTGCTCGGCCATGGCCACGGCGTCGGCGTCTACTacccgccgtcgctgtcgaacGCGCTCGTCGCCGCGTTCAAGCGCGCCCAGGCGCACCAGCGGCGGGGCTCCGTCGAGACGCAGCAGCAGCCGGTGCTCGCCGTCAAGATCGAGCTCGAGCAGCTCGTCATCTCCATCCTCGACGACCCCAGCGTCAGCCGCGTCATGCGCGAGGCCGGCTTCTCCAGCACCCAGGTCAAGGCCAACGTCGAGCAAGCCGTCTCTTCCTCCATGGAAGCCGCCACCACCAAgccccaaaaccctaaccctagcagcagctcgcctccgccggcggctcATCAAGAGGCGAAACCTAGTAGATGCATCGATCAGGTGGTGGTGCGGGAGGAGGACGTCGCGGCCATCCTGGACTGCCTGGCGACGCGGAGCAAGAAGCGGGTCATGGTGGTCGCCGagtgcgccgccgcggccgaggcggcggcgcgggcggccgtGGACAGGATcaggcgcggcgaggcgaggcagcaCGCGCAGGCGCAGGTGGTCACCCTCGCCGTGTCCCGGTTCCGCGGCgcgccgagggaggaggcggagcggcggctggCGGAGCTCCGGTGCGCCgtcaggggcggcggcggccgcgcggtgGTGCTCGTCGTGGAGGACCTCGCGTGGGCGGCCGAGTTCTGggccgggaggaggccgccgccatcctcctgcGGCGCAGGCGCCGGCGGCTACTACTACTGCGCCGTGGagcacgccgtcgccgaggtGCGCGCcctggcgtgcggcggcggcggcggcggcggcggcgtttggCTCGTCGGGCACGGCACGTACCAGACGAACATCCGGTGCCGGACGGGGCACCCCTCGCTGGAGACTCTCTGGGGCCTCCACACGCTCGCCGTCCCCGCCGGCAGCCTCGCCCTCAGCCTCAcctgcgccgacgccgacgccgccgccgacgacgacgacag TGGTGcaatggcagcagcagcagtcaaTCACCAGTCAGCCAAAGGCGCGAACGgatcgacgtcgccgtcgccttgcCTGTCACTTTTGGACGCTGCTGCAGCAGGTGGCGCCTGCAGCTCCGGGCAGCTGGCGgtgatggccgccgccgtctccggcgccTACTGCGGCGGCGATTGCGCCGCCGCGACGAAAGCACTGCTGCCACAGTCAGTCGTCTTCAtgccgccgtcggcgacgacgaccaccaccaccatccctcCATGGCTGCACCATTGCCGCGATCag gaGCCTGCAGCTCATATGAAGAAATGGATGTCGGCGCATGGCGGCTCGCCGTCGCGCAGGACGGCGCTGAACATCTCGTCCACGGCGGTGTCGCCGTGCTCCTCCGTCTCGTCCTACGAGCAGTACACCCGGTTGCACCAGCCGTACCAGCCATggctcgtcgccgacgacgacgacgaagccgaAGAGACGAAGCATCCATAcatcgccggcgatggcggcgctggTAGGCttgtgccggcggcggccaaggTGGTGATCAAGTCCGACGACTCGAGCGCCTCCAATGGCTCCGTGgaggtggagtggcggcggcccAGGTTCAAGGAGGTGAGCGCCGAGAACCTCAAGGTGCTCTGCGGCGCGCTGGAGAAGGAGGTGCCGTGGCAGAAGGTGATCGTGCCGGAGATCGCCAGCACGGTGCTCCGGTGCCGGTCGGGCATGGCGGCGCCCGCCATGGCGAGGAGGTCGAGCTCTTGCTCGAGCTCCAAGGAGCACACGTGGATGCTCTtcctcggcggcgacgcggatggCAAGTTGAGGGTGGCGAGGGAGCTGGCGAGCCTCGTCTTCGGCTCGTCCAAGAGCTTCGTGTccatcggcggcgccgccaacgcgtcgccgccgccgtcgtcatcgtcgtcgtctccggcgcgGTCGTCGGGCTCCACCGAGCAGCCGCACCGGAGCAAGCGGCCATgggcggagacgacgacgacgacgacgagcgggcGGGACCAGGACCACCTCGAGGCGCTCTACGACGCCGTGCGCGACAACCCGCGGCGCGTCATTCTGATGGAGCGCGTCGACCGGGCCGACGCGCGGTGCCACGACGGCATCAGGGACGCCATCGAGCGCGGCGTGGTGcggagccgcggcggcggcggcgaggaggccttCCTCGGCGACGCCATCGTCGTCCTCAGCTGCGAGAGCCTCAACCCAAgttcgacgacgccggcgaagaAGGCCAAGACGGAGTACAGCGTGGAGAAGCTCGACCAGGATGGTGATGATCACCATGGCAAGGaagccgtcgcggcggcggcgtcgccgtcttGCTTTGATCTGAACATGagcatggacgacgacgacgaggcggcggaggagcgttGCAccggcgaagaagaagaagcaggccatcatcatcatcagctgcTGCTCAAGGCAGTAGACAGGGTGCTGTTCTTCAGATCAATTGGGGAATAA
- the LOC107279909 gene encoding glutathione S-transferase T3-like, whose protein sequence is MDPQGGGGSRLSAAGRGGNKRGGKQLGLKRSSAPAPSPATAQPPLPASSPPEAPSPATVQPPTPSSSPAVAAPSSSPAVPMSTMPPWPPQGAGWGSVPPNFAFLQGNQQGPSSWLYPTEGFVNFLQQNCLPQPQEGENFHLVGQTTNTMSTPPPTPQAAANNTVQIDIHEDAINDASAKKRSLRYWTHDEEERLASAWLNASKDPIHGNEKKGDTFWKEVTDEFNRKGNGKRTREINQLKVHWSRLKSSIGEFNDYWTKVTQMNTSGYDDDMLEKEAQQMYANTFGKPFALVHWWKILRKEPKWCAMIEKDKNKAEVVDIPDEQKRPIGREAAQAERNGKRKKDSMSEGIVILGDNIEKIIKVTQDRKLEREKVTEAQIHISNVNLKAAEQQKEAKMFEVYNSLLTQDTSNMSEEQKARRDKALQKLEEKLFAD, encoded by the exons ATGGATCCACAAGGAGGTGGTGGATCCCGTCTGAGCGCCGCCGGCAGAGGAGGGAATAAGCGTGGGGGCAAGCAGCTGGGCCTGAAGAGGTCGTCGGCGCCTGCTCCATCACCGGCAACAGCTCAGCCACCGCTGCCTGCAAGTTCCCCTCCTGAAGCTCCATCGCCGGCAACAGTTCAGCCGCCTACTCCATCGTCAAGtcctgctgttgctgcccccAGTTCATCCCCTGCTGTACCGATGTCAACCATGCCCCCATGGCCACCGCAAGGAGCAGGATGGGGCTCTGTACCCCCCAATTTTGCTTTTCTGCAAGGAAACCAACAAGGCCCAAGTTCATG GTTGTATCCTACAGAAGGCTTCGTAAATTTTCTCCAACAGAACTGTCTGCCGCAGCCACAAGAAGGTGAAAATTTTCACCTTGTTGGTCAGACTACCAACACAATGTCTACTCCACCACCAACACCCCAAGCTGCAGCTAACAATACAGTCCAAATTGATATTCATGAAGATGCAATCAATGATGCAAGTGCTAAAAAGAGAAGTTTGAGATATTGGACTCATGATGAGGAAGAGAGATTGGCTAGTGCTTGGTTGAATGCTTCTAAAGATCCCATTCATGGGAATGAAAAGAAAGGTGATACGTTTTGGAAAGAGGTTACTGATGAGTTCAACAGAAAAGGGAATGGGAAGCGTACAAGGGAAATAAATCAATTGAAGGTTCATTGGTCACGCCTCAAATCATCGATTGGAGAATTCAATGATTACTGGACTAAGGTAACTCAAATGAATACAAGCGGATATGACGATGACATGCTGGAGAAGGAGGCACAACAGATGTATGCAAATACATTTGGAAAGCCTTTTGCACTTGTGCATTGGTGGAAGATACTGAGAAAAGAGCCCAAGTGGTGTGCAATGATTGAGAAGGACAAAAACAAGGCTGAAGTGGTTGATATTCCAGATGAACAAAAGCGTCCCATTGGTAGAGAAGCAGCACAAGCCGAGCGCAATGGAAAACGCAAGAAGGACAGTATGTCAGAAGGAATTGTCATCCTAGGGGACAATATTGAAAAAATTATCAAAGTGACGCAAGATCGGAAGCTGGAGCGTGAGAAGGTCACTGAAGCACAGATTCACATTTCAAACGTAAATTTGAAGGCAGCAGAACagcaaaaagaagcaaagaTGTTTGAGGTATACAATTCCCTGCTCACTCAAGATACAAGTAACATGTCTGAAGAACAGAAGGCTCGCCGAGACAAGGCATTACAAAAGCTGGAGGAAAAGTTATTTGCTGACTAA